From Syntrophus gentianae, one genomic window encodes:
- a CDS encoding phage baseplate assembly protein V, whose protein sequence is MSAILYDSIARIARHEANARAIAGIGVVTQAYGADSSTKDYAVDVKMRDTGILLPRVPIAVNATGFAALPAVNDLVVVLFVNGDMNGGVVVGRLYSPDLEPPENADGQIVLRLPPGDSDPKINLELKWDPPSLSLKVDSDVAIECVKDKVEVKVGDLKATLTSAGGGRAEIAAGGSTLTLKKDGEISISSQGDLKLSGVNIEIAAQGSMKIKGAKVDIN, encoded by the coding sequence ATGAGCGCCATCCTCTACGACAGCATCGCCCGGATTGCCCGCCACGAGGCGAATGCCCGGGCCATCGCCGGAATCGGCGTCGTCACCCAGGCTTACGGCGCCGACAGCAGCACAAAAGATTATGCCGTGGATGTCAAGATGCGCGATACGGGCATCCTGCTACCCCGGGTCCCCATCGCCGTCAATGCCACGGGATTTGCCGCCCTGCCGGCGGTGAACGATCTGGTGGTCGTCCTCTTCGTCAACGGGGACATGAACGGAGGGGTCGTCGTCGGCCGGCTCTATTCCCCGGACCTGGAGCCGCCCGAGAATGCCGACGGCCAGATCGTCCTTCGCCTGCCGCCGGGCGACAGCGACCCGAAAATCAACCTGGAGCTGAAATGGGATCCGCCTTCTCTCTCGCTCAAGGTGGACAGCGACGTGGCCATTGAATGCGTAAAGGACAAGGTTGAGGTAAAAGTCGGCGATCTCAAGGCGACCCTGACCTCTGCCGGCGGCGGCCGGGCGGAAATCGCCGCCGGGGGATCGACCCTGACGCTGAAAAAGGATGGGGAAATCTCCATCTCCTCCCAGGGCGACCTGAAACTCAGTGGGGTCAATATCGAGATTGCGGCCCAGGGGAGCATGAAAATCAAAGGGGCAAAGGTGGATATCAACTAA
- a CDS encoding PAAR domain-containing protein: MGMPAANAQSMAVAVDTHIVMVPSPGGPVPTPLPHAFNGTVNGGTIATVSIGGQPAAVKGSTATNSPSHLPTPPGTGFQKPPANSGEVFLGSATVFIGGKAAARSGDSVKTCNDPSDLPVGQIVAAGTVFIG; this comes from the coding sequence ATGGGAATGCCGGCAGCAAACGCACAGAGTATGGCCGTAGCCGTGGATACGCACATCGTCATGGTTCCGTCCCCGGGAGGACCGGTACCGACGCCGCTGCCCCATGCCTTCAACGGCACGGTAAACGGCGGGACGATTGCGACGGTCTCCATCGGCGGACAGCCCGCAGCCGTGAAGGGGTCGACGGCCACGAATTCGCCGTCCCATCTTCCCACGCCTCCAGGGACGGGGTTTCAGAAGCCCCCGGCCAATTCAGGCGAGGTCTTTCTGGGAAGCGCCACCGTCTTTATCGGGGGGAAGGCGGCGGCACGAAGCGGCGACAGCGTGAAAACCTGCAACGATCCCTCCGATCTGCCCGTCGGTCAGATTGTCGCCGCCGGGACGGTATTTATCGGCTGA
- a CDS encoding baseplate J/gp47 family protein produces the protein MSFLPRTYEEIVRDLLTTLTSGTVREQVKVLDTGGQRVTEKLSSRPVRRVSFVEEIRTDEQGKKTKIRYTAADYELIASDGSESNLDTIRFRKGKQQPDMASTLSVNYYPVSAESTPLTDLNVGSVVRTLMETFARELALSDLSLDYIYKSGYLETATGPSLDKVVALMGVQRLPAGYPTVKVRFSRNAASPGQITIPADTAIVDAKNNRYLTLEALVLEPYESSREVLAAGEKPGTGEVAAGELNRLETIIAGIAEVTNVKESSKSSAAESDEDLRRRAAGALHGVMRGTVNALQYGLLNIPGVKSVNVVEFPNDIAGEVRVEVSYSEDTPEVRKLVDDRIGELRPAGIRVISGEAAKKPLEVQIDLTLTGKGVSQSELGALKTSTETAIAKYLADLPPGGSARQARMSALLLADARIADAKVRLIVPGKEAQENLSLESNEVFEVKKPFTFAQVVAEEQAAAQAVSSKATFYLPLHLVAGVTEAQAQSALETALTAYLASRGPSAPVSVDTLAASIRDDSRYALVRDEATITIEKGDTFMQLADAQGQYVPAAGETMEKQAVNLDIREGGV, from the coding sequence ATGAGTTTTCTGCCCCGTACGTACGAAGAGATTGTCCGCGACCTTTTGACCACCCTGACCTCGGGAACTGTCCGGGAGCAGGTCAAGGTCCTGGATACCGGTGGACAGCGCGTTACGGAAAAGCTTTCCTCCCGTCCCGTGCGACGCGTTTCCTTTGTGGAAGAAATCCGGACCGATGAGCAGGGGAAAAAGACGAAGATCCGTTATACGGCGGCCGACTACGAACTCATCGCCTCCGACGGCTCGGAAAGCAATCTCGACACGATCCGTTTTCGTAAGGGAAAGCAGCAGCCGGACATGGCTTCGACCCTCTCGGTCAACTACTACCCCGTCTCGGCCGAGTCGACGCCGCTGACGGATCTCAATGTCGGCTCCGTTGTCCGCACCCTGATGGAAACCTTCGCCCGGGAGCTGGCCCTGAGCGATCTGTCCCTCGACTACATCTACAAGTCCGGCTACCTCGAAACCGCCACCGGCCCTTCCCTGGACAAGGTGGTCGCCCTGATGGGCGTTCAGAGGCTGCCGGCGGGATATCCAACCGTCAAGGTCCGTTTTTCCCGCAACGCCGCCAGTCCCGGCCAGATCACGATCCCCGCCGACACGGCCATCGTCGACGCCAAGAACAACCGCTACCTGACCCTGGAGGCCCTCGTTCTCGAACCCTATGAGAGCAGCCGCGAGGTCCTGGCCGCCGGAGAAAAACCGGGAACGGGAGAGGTCGCCGCCGGAGAACTCAACCGTCTCGAAACCATCATCGCGGGCATCGCGGAAGTGACCAATGTCAAGGAATCCTCCAAGAGCAGCGCCGCCGAAAGCGACGAAGACCTGCGCCGCCGGGCTGCCGGTGCGCTCCACGGGGTGATGCGCGGCACGGTCAACGCCCTGCAGTACGGGCTCCTGAACATCCCGGGCGTCAAAAGCGTCAATGTCGTGGAATTTCCCAACGACATCGCCGGCGAAGTGCGGGTGGAGGTCTCCTACAGTGAAGATACGCCGGAGGTGCGCAAACTGGTGGACGATCGGATCGGGGAACTCCGTCCCGCGGGCATCCGGGTTATTTCGGGCGAAGCGGCGAAAAAGCCCCTGGAGGTGCAGATCGACCTGACCTTGACGGGCAAGGGCGTTTCGCAGTCTGAACTGGGCGCCCTCAAGACCTCCACGGAGACGGCCATCGCAAAATACCTGGCAGATCTCCCCCCCGGCGGTTCCGCGCGTCAGGCCCGCATGTCGGCCCTTCTCCTCGCCGACGCGAGGATCGCCGACGCCAAAGTGCGGCTGATCGTCCCGGGCAAGGAGGCGCAGGAGAATCTTTCCCTGGAAAGCAATGAAGTCTTCGAGGTCAAGAAGCCCTTTACCTTTGCCCAGGTCGTCGCCGAAGAGCAGGCCGCAGCGCAGGCGGTCAGCAGCAAGGCGACCTTCTACCTGCCGCTCCACCTGGTTGCAGGCGTCACCGAGGCCCAGGCGCAGAGCGCCCTCGAGACCGCGCTGACGGCCTATCTCGCGAGCCGGGGTCCCTCGGCGCCGGTTTCCGTCGATACTCTGGCTGCTTCGATCCGGGACGATTCGCGGTATGCCCTGGTGCGGGATGAGGCCACGATCACGATCGAAAAGGGCGACACCTTTATGCAACTGGCCGACGCCCAGGGCCAGTATGTCCCCGCTGCCGGGGAAACAATGGAAAAACAGGCCGTTAACCTGGATATCCGGGAGGGAGGCGTCTGA